A window of Nicotiana sylvestris chromosome 8, ASM39365v2, whole genome shotgun sequence genomic DNA:
GTGAATgacttcttggaagtgttcatggatgatttcagtgttgtgggtgactcttttgaagaatgtttgggtaatcttgacaaagtgttggcccgatgtgaagagacTAATCTAgtgcttaattgggaaaagtgccactttatggtcgaggaaggcattgtcctcggccataagatctcaaataACGGTATGAAAGTGGGTAAAGTGAAGATCGAAGTGATTTCAAAACTCCCTCCTCCCACTTCCGTCAAAGGAGTGAGGATCGTTTTTGGGCATGCGGGTTCTACCTAAGGTTCATCAAGGACTTCTCCAAggtggtgaatcccttgtgcaaattgttggaaaaggatgcaaagtttgtgtttaatgatgaatgcatgaaagcttttgagcttctcaagtatagattgactACCATTCCCATCATCACCAtatccaattggagcttgccttttgagctcatgtgttaTGCTAGTGACGTTATGGTAGAAGCGGTCTTGGGGCAAAGGgtgaacaagatgtttcatctggtgtactatgcaagcaCAACTATGAATGATGCCAGGTTAATTATACGGTGATGGAGAAAGAGTTGCTagcaattgtgtttgcaatggagaagtttaggccttatctcatgggtgccaaggtgattGTTCACACTAATCATGCGGCACTCCGTTACTTGATGACCAAAAAGGACTTTAAAGCTAGATTGATGTGATGGGTTTTGTTGCTTCAAGAATTTGACCTAGAGATTGTTGAtcggaaaggaagtgaaaatcaagtggtggaccacttgtctcACTTGGAGGAGGATGGGAGATCCAAAGATGGTCTCGAAATTAATGATGCATTCCCGGACGAACAACTCCTCACAGTTTCTTTGAATAGTATGCCTTGGTTCGCTGATGTGGCCAATTTTCTTGTGACCGACATTGTTCtgagtgagctctcttctaaccaaaggaagaagcttaaacgggacAGCTTGGATTATTTCTAGGATGAAGCTTATCTTTCAAGATTTGTAATAATGGTgtgatccggagatgtgttccggaagagaagcaaatgagtattcttgatgcttgCCGTTCCTTtccctacggtggtcatcatggtggggcgagaactGCTTCAAAGGTTCTTAGCTGTGGTCTTTATTGGCATACTCTGTATAAAGATGCTGGTGAGcttgtcaagagatgtgatgagtgttaGAGAGTTGGTGGAATTtccaagaaggatgaaatgcctctcaccactatccttgaggttgacatttttgatgtgtggggcatagACTTCATCGGGCCTTTTGTGAGTTCATATGGCAACACTTATaccctggtagccattgattatttttcCAAGTAGGTTGAGGcagtggctttgcccaacaacgaAGCCCGGAGTGTGGTGGCGTTTCTCAGAAAAGTATCTTCACACAGTTTGGCACTCCTTAGgcaatcatcagtgatgggggttctcatttctACAATAGAGCATTTggcactttgcttgcaaagtatgatgtCAATTACAAGGTAtcaaccccttatcatcctcaggctagtgggcaagttgaggtctccaacagggagataaagagcatattgtcaaaaactatcaatgcaaataggactgactggtcaagaaaattggatgatgctttgtgggcttaTAAGACTCCAATTGGCATGTCTCCATACAGGTTGGTATTTGGTAAAGCgtgccatcttccggttgagttagagtaTAAGGCCATGTGGAGTCTGAAGAGTaggatgttgcagcaaatctccgggtagagcaactcaatgaacttgatgagtttaggtttcatgcctattccagatcgtccttgtataaggacaagatgaagtacttataTGACAAATATGTCCGGAGCAAGGAATTTAAGGAGGGTgacttggttctcttattcaactctcggttacgattgttttcgggaaagctcaagttaaaatggagtggcccttttgaagtggtgcatgtgactccatttggtgctcttgatttgaagattaaaaatggtgaagttttcagagttaatagGCACCAAGTCAAACACTACCTgggaaaatttgatgacagccacgttgTGGCTTTGATCAATTTCAAATGATGATGGTAACATGAGTCATGCtgtgatgttaaatcaggcgcttcttgggaggtaaCCCATGTATTTTAcattttcttcttagtgtaggatttgttttAGACTAACTGGTTATAAGATTTGTGTAGGaatttttgatgcagtgcaggactaatactggaaaattttgctaagtatgCATTTGGACTGCTGACCGCGCTCAAAATTCCGCGCGGTCAGCGGAAGCTTTTTGTGGGGGCGTAATTTGGTAGCGAACGTGGACTTGAAAAGTCCAAAATGTGACCTCTCTGATGTTTCAACCGCGTTAGCGGTGGCTTTTTCGCGGTCAGTGGACCTTGCTCCGTGGCCTTGTCAACTTTTCCTCTCTCAGCGGTAATGTTGAACATGCAGCTCTTCAGAACAGCCAAAAGTGCGGACCACGATGGAATTCCACGGCCATACCAGgtaggtcgttgtgggcccttaTGGTTTTATTATAAATAAGAGGTCCCcctccttttacccttttcgcaCTTTGCACTCTCAAAAGAAAAAGGCTACTGTTCATCTTCTCTAACCTGATCCCAACTGCATAATACTAATTAGAAATCCATTTCCATCACTCATCAAACAACTGGTATGCTCAAATCATCACATTGTTTTTAAATttgtgcttttcttttcttttggtgtTAACTTCTTCCTTTATCTTTAGCTAGGGTTAAGTAGTTGTTAATTAGTTGAGAAAATTCATGATGATACTATTGTGCACGGTAGTAGTTGTAACGAttcggccagtcatctcatgagttaccgctccattccccaatttctgcttctttatgttttgtttatccgtgttatgtggtatcgggttggtcggatcgaatctggaatgattttggaaaggtttgagacacttagtctcttttgaggaagcctaagttggaaaagtcaatcggatgttgacttatatgttagagggctcggatgtgagttccgattgttcggatagcttcgataggtgatttgggacttaggagcgtgattgaaatgagttttggaagttcggagtagatttaaacttgaattggcgaagttgatattttggcgattttcggttggtaggcgagattttgatataggggtcggaatggaattgcgagagttgcagtagttccgttgtgtcatttgggatgtgtgcgcaaaatttcaggtcattcgaacgtggtttggttgggtttttgatcaaaagcggaattcagaagattttggaaacttaggcttgaatctgatgtgttttggttgatttgacgttgtttgaagtgttttgaagattgatacaagtttgaataaggttttaggatatgttggtgcctttgattgaggtcccgggggacccgggtgagtttcgaggggttgaacggatcatttttaaGTTAAGAAAAACTGAAGATTTTGGTTTTAGCTGTTGTAGacattttggtcttcgcgttcgcgagtggaccctcgcattcgcgaagggtcaggaagggaggagttaggtttggccttcgcgttcgcgaagaggtgTCCCGCGTTTGTGAAGGGCTGGAATGGTAAGCATCACGTTCACGAGAGGcctggtcgcgttcgcataggttgGTGAAGCTGatgcatcgcgttcacgatggtGAAGTCTCGTTCACGAAGAAGAGTTTTGGTCAATGGAATTTTTGTGCTAAATGAAtacgaggcgttgaccgcgtttgcgaagaaggaaattaagacctaggcagaaggtttaaaaggtcgtcttgtccgcgaatgtggggtttattcttccattgttggcatttttggagctttttgaaggggattaaagagggattcaagggaaatcacttggaggtaagattcttggatttaaaactcgattctaatgtgaattccacctaaataatcatggaaattaagctaaaaattgaagaattagggtttgaaaatttagacctttgattgaggattttaaggaccatttgaggtcggatttaagaacttttgatatgtatgaactcgtggggagataaagaacCTATTGATGtataaattattgaattccgataCGTGgtccaggggtcgggttttggtaatttcgggatttgtgtcgtattttgattatttttgcttgggcttcgttcccttagcatattttgacgtcctcgttctgattttggatagattcgacgcgagtggaagctaattcgaggggcaaaggcatcacaagctagagatttgaccggttcgaggtgagtaatgattataaattatgttctgagggtttgaaaccccggtttcacacatcatagtgctatattgaggcgacgcacacgcttgatggtgagcttggggtcgtgcactgttcggaattatgacttagtccgtcctgaatgactattttaccgcgtatttgactgaaatctatttgctatcatcatgatttgggttgaatgccatatttgggccttgtgccaactatttgaacccttcggggatttttactggtatttcctcactgttttgactttatacttgaactcagtcatgttatatttcactgttttgtactcagccatgtttactctatatTAACatttacatgatcttttaaatgatacttttgggctgagaatcatgttttactattgcccgagtggcttgtgaggattttgactgagtacggctaagggcctatgttgtgaggaaacatttgatactgattataaTGCTGAGGGCCTGaggtatgtacgccacgaggtggcttgattgatatgaggccgagggcctagtgataatgccacgtggtggcttgatattgcgcttgggccgtaaggagcccctccaggagtctgtacacccccatgagcgcgggtacccattgtgatgtgagattgagcccgaggggctggtattgttctgagttgttacccgaggggctggtactgttctgagatgttgctcgaggggcagatttgttgatactatgcccgagagGCGAACCtttttgtgtttatttttcataattgactgtcaattacctgcttaattgttgaaaaaggcttttcaggaAATTAAATTTGagaaaggatttttacctatctttcactagttTACTGTTTTAATAGTggtttttactacttcattatagcatgcttttgtgccttacgtgatttcctgctttcagtctttatttatgattattactcactgagttggagtactcactttactccctgcaccttatgtgcagattcaggcatatctGGTCCCACTCCCGAGTGTTTATCATTTCCGGCTCAAgcagatccgaggagtctctaggtagctattGGCGTTCACAGCTCGGAGCTCTTTCCTATCTTAGtccttcatgttcttagttttaTGTATTAACTCTGTAGTTATATTTGGAGTATTCCGTTTtgctagatgctcatgactagtgacacctcggtatggggttgtgttgggttattttccgcgaattatgctattatctcTTAACTTTAGATTATCTTATAatgctttagatttatttcttatggtttaactgttaataattggatatgggaagtgtcggctggccttgtcttcacgagcggcgccatcacaaccgggtttaGGTTtatggtcgtgacaagttggtatcagagcctaggttaaataggtctcatgagtcatgaccaggtttagtagagtctcgcgaatctGTACAGAGACGTTtttatttatcctcgagaggctatagaacctttaggaaaaacttcatgttcttgaaattcttgtcatgcgaatttgttgatccgagtactaaacttttgttattctattctgtCATAGATgttgaggacacatgctaccggtcaggatggacgaccaccagtacccccaactgtggccaccagaggtcgAGGACACAgccgtggtcgcggtaggggcagagcagctagggcagcacctgcggatccaccagttgccccagttcaggatcaggtcccagttatagACGCTCCAATAGCACCAGCTTAGACACCAGCTGTGCCAATTGTGATttcaggtcttcaggaggccttgactcatatcttattagtttgcactagcctagctcaggcggtttcagccactatagCTGCAGTTACTTCTCAGGTTGgaggaggcaatcagactcccgccgctcgcacacctgagcaggttgtgcagggacttcagacgccgggggcacatccagcccagccggttgtagctgctcaggattTTGTCATTCCTGCTATGCTGGAggacgagcaacgtaggttggagaggtttggtagactgtagcctccgaccttcagtggtacagagggcgaagatgcctagggtttcttggataagtgttagaggatgcttcgtacaataggtattctggagactaaaGGGGtctctttcactacttatcagttttctggagctgccttcactcggtgggaggcttttgagaggcctAGGCCTgtcggtgcagcaccccttacctggcagcagttctcatttctctttctagagaagtatatGCCACAGTCCCACAGAGAAGAGCTACATAGGGAGTTTGaggggttgcatcagggagagatgactgtgatgaaGTACGAggtgaggttctctgagttagctcgtcatgctatttggatggctccgacagatagagagaggattaggaggtttgttgatggcctcacttattatctccgtattctcatgaccagggagagggtgattggtgctacctttgaggaagTTGTAGGCATTGCTAGGGAGATTGAGTTTGCTCATCGCTAAGAGCATGAggagaaggaggccaagaggcctcgaggatctggtagttatagtggtactccttcgagaggtcagttttagtATGGCAGAGGCcttccattcaggcatgctcaaccagctcgcccaggttatcgtggggcgtcatcgggtcatggttctcacagttctcatcagggtcagtcatcacttagtgcccttccagcttagaattcgtcccgtgctccatcagttcagggcttttctatgccgagtgcatctgctagtcactctggtgcgaggggttcccttcagtccccttctccaacacATGGGAGTTGtgatgagtgtggtgagatgggtcatatgtggaggtagtgcccTCGTCATCTTGCGAGCTCATCTTAGTAGAgaggtcagtcatcggcttcagcgccaattacttcaccaccacccgaccaaccagctaggggtggaggtcagtcagctaggggtctccccagaggggaaggtcgatcaggtggcggtcaagcccgtttctatgcacttccaggcagacccaatgctattgcttcagatgctgttattacaggtattgtttcagtctgccatagagatgcctctgtattatttgatatggttctaccttttcttatgtgtcatcatacttttctcattatttgggtacgccccatgagtttcttgcttcacctgttcatgtatctaccccagtgggtgatactattgttgtagaccatgtgtaccagtcgtgtatggtgactattaggggtctggaaaCCCCGTGTGGATATTTTATTATTGtctatggtggatttcgatgtcattttgggcatggattggccctctccgtgtcgtgctattctggactgtcatgctaagaccgtcacattggctataccgagtgtgccacggatcgagtggcgaggtgtgattgattatgttcccaataaagtgatctcattcttgaaagcccagctatggttgagaagggttgtcttacgtatctagcctttgtgagggatgtcggtgctgagacacccaatattgattctattccagttgtgagggattttcccaatgtgtttcctgcagacctgccgggcatgccaccggacatggatatagattttggtattgacctggtgccggcactcagcccatttatattccgccgtattgtatggcaccagccgagttgaaggaattaaagtaGCAGCTTTAgttccttgataaagggttcattcggcctagtgtgtcactttagggtgcaccagttctatttgtgaagaagaatgatggctctatgaggatgtgcattgattataggcaattgaacaaggtaatgattaagaacaagtatcctttgcctcacattgatgatttattcgatcatcttcagggagcgagagtgttctcctagattgatctccattcaggttatcaccggTTGAAGAccaaggactcggatattcttaagacagctttcaggacccgatatggtcattatgagttcttggtgatgtcttttgggctgaccaatgccccaacaacgttgatgcatttgatgaacagtgtgttccgtccttatcttgactcatttgtcatagtcttcattgatgatattctggtgtattcgcgtagtcaggaggagcacgcggagcatttgatagttgtgttgcagagattgagggaggagaaactttatgcaaaattctccaagtgtgagttttggctcagtttaatGGCTTTCATGGGGCatatggtgtccagtgagggtattcaggttgatccgaagaagatagaggtggttcagagttggcctagaccgtcctcagccacaaagattcgcagctttcttggtttggcgggttattatcgccgttttgttcaaggattctcattTATCGCATCTCCCTTgatcaagttgactcagaagggtgcttcatttgtatggtcggacgagtgtgaggagagctttcagaagctcaagacagctttgaccacagcttcaatgttagttttgccatcagcttcaggttcatataccatgtattgtgatgcttcgagagttggtattggttgtgtattgatgtaggagggtagagttattgcttatgcttctcgtcagttgaagcctcatgagaagaactaccccgttcatgatttagagttggctgccatagttcacgtgttgaagatttggagacattacttgtatggtgtgtcttgtgaggtgtttactgatcatcgtagcctccatcacttgttaaaatagaaggatcttaatttgagacagcggagatggttggagttgattaaggattatgatatcactatattgtaccatccaggaaaggccaatgtggtggccgatggtttgagccgaaaggtagtgagtttggggagtttggcatatattccagttggggagagacctcttacagttgatgttcaggccttggccaatcggttcgtgaggttagatatttcggagcccagtcaggtgttggcttgtgtggtttctcggtcttccttatatgatcacatcagagagtgccagtatgatgatccgcatttcaTTGTCCTTATGGACAGAGTTCAGGACgatgatgccagatatgtgaccattggtgatgatagggtgttgaggatgcagggacggatttgtgtgcccaatgtggatgggcttcgggagttgattctggaggaggcccatagctcgcggtattccattcattcgggtgccacaaagatgtatcaagatttcaggcaacactattggtggaggagaatgaagaaagacattgtggtaTTTGTatctcagtgtctcaattgtcagtaggtgaaatatgagcatcagaggctgggtggcttgcttcaacggatagatattctagagtggaagtgggaaaggatcactatggactttgtagttggacttccacggactttgaggaagtttgatgctatttgggtgattgtggatcggctgaccaagtccacacacttcattcatgtgtgtactacctattcttcagagcggttggaagagatctatattcgggagattgttcgtttgtatggtgtcccagtctccatcatttcagataggggcactcagtttacttcgcagttttggaggtctgtgcagcgagagttgggtactcaggttgagttgaacacaacttttcaccctcagacggacgagcagtccaagcgaactattcagatattggaggacatgttgcgtgcttgtgtcattgattttggagggtcatgggatcagtttctaccatttgtagagtttgcttatatcAACAACtattagtcgagtattcagatggctccagatgaggctttgtataggaggcggtgtagatctctcgTTGATTGGTTCGAGCCCcgtaaggctaggctattggggacatacttcgtgcaggatgccttagaaaaggtaaaggtgattcaggagaggcttcgtacagcgcagtcgatgcaaaagagttatgctaacaggaaggtttgagatgtgtcctacatggttggtgaaaaggttatgttgaaggtttcactcatgaagggtgttatgagatttgggaagaaagggagattgagtccgcggttcattgggccttttgaggtgcttcggaggattggggaggtggcttatgagcttgctttgccacccagcttgtcgagtgtgcatccaatatttcatgtttctatgctccggaagtatattagagatccgtctcatgttttggatttcagcacggttcagttggatgatgatttgacttatgatgtggagccagtagctattttggatcgccaggttcgaaagttgaggtaaaatgatatagcttcagtgaaactgcagtagagaggtcgtcccatggaggaggctacctgggagaccgaacgGAAGATGCGGAatagatatcctcacatgtttgaggcttcaggtatgtttcttgactcgttcgaggacgaacatttgtttaagttggggaggatgtgacgacctggctagtcgtctcatgagttaccactctgtttcccccatttttgctttgtatgctttgtttatctgtgttatgtggtattgggttggtcggattgattccggaatgattttggtaaggttggagacacttagtctcttttgaggaagcctaagttggaaaattcaaccggatgttgacttatgtgttagagggctcggatatgagtttcgatggttcagatagcttcgggaggtgatttgggacttaggagagtgatcgaaatgagttttggaggtttggagtagatttaggcttgaatgggcgaagttgatatttttgcaATTTCTGGTttgtaggtgagattttgatatagggatccaaatggaattccgagagttgcagtagttccgttgtgtcatttgggatgtgtgtgcaaaatttcaggtcattcagacgtggtttggttgggtttttgatcaaaagcggaattcgaaagattctggaaacttaggcttgaatccgatgtgttttggttgatttgatgttgtttgaggtgttttgaagattggtaaaaGTGTGAATagggttttaggatatgttggtgcctttggttgaggtcccgggggcctcgggtgagtttcgaggggttgaacggatcatttttaaGTTAAGAAAGCTGCAGATTTTGGTTTCACTGTTGTAGGcattttggtcttcgcgttcgcgagtggaccctcgcattcgcaaagtgtcaggaagggaggcatcaggtttggccttcgcgttcgcgtttgcAAAGGGCCGGAATGGTAAGCATCGCATTCGTGAGAGgcctggtcgcgttcgcgtaggttagTAAAGCAGAGGCATCACATTCACGATGGTgaggtcgcattcgcgaagaagagttTTGCTCAACGAaatttttgtgcttcgtgaaacgagacgttgaccgcgttcgcgaagaaggaaattaagacctgggcagaaggtttataAGGTCGTCTTGTCTGCGAATGTGAGGTtaatttcttccattgttggtcgtttttggagctttttgaagaggattgaagagggattcaagcgGAATCACTtgaaggtaagattcttggacttaaaactcgattctaatgtgaattccacctaaataatcatgaaaattaaacaaaaaattgaagaactagggcttggaaatttagacctttgattgaggatttgaaggaccatttgaagTCGGATTtaagaacttttggtatgtatgaactcgtggggagataaggaacctattgatgtaaaaattattgaattccgagacgtggacccgggggtcgggttttggtaattttgggatttgtgtcgtattttgattatttttgcttgggcttcgttcccttagcatattttgacgtcctcgttctgattttggacagattcgacgtgagtggaggccgattcgaagggcaaaggcatcgcgagctagagatttgaccggttcggggtgagtaatgattgtaaatgatgttctgagggtttgaaaccctagattttcacatcgtaacgctatattgaggtggcacacatgcttgatgatgagtgtggggtcgtgcactgttgggaattgtgacttagtacgtcccgaatgactattttaccgtgtatttgactgaaatctatttgctatcatcatgatttgggatgaatgccatattttggccttgtaccaactatttgaacccttcagggatttttactagtatttcctcactgttttgactttatactgaacccagtcatgttatatttcactattttcatactcagccatgtttactctattttaacacttacatgatcttttaaatgatatttttgggctgagaatcatgttttactattgcccgagtggcttgtgaggattttgactgaatAAGGCCGAtgacctatgttgtgaggaaatatttgataatgattatgaggccgagggcctgaggtatgtacgccacaaggtggctagattgatatgaggccgagggcctagtgattatgccacgaggtggcttgatattgcgcttgggccgtaagggtcccctctaggagtttgtacacccccaatgagtgcgggtacccattgtgatgtgagattgagctcgagagacaggtattgttctgagatgttgcccgaggggcgatcctttatgtgtttattttcataattgactgtcaattacctccttaattgttgaaaaaggcttttcaggaagttaaatttgagttaaaggatttttacctatctttcactggtttactgttttaaaatgggttttttgCTACTTCATTCTAtcatgcttttgtgccttacatgattttctgcttttagtctttatttatgattattactcactgagttggagtactcactttactccctacaccctgtgtgcaaattcagACGTATCTAGTCCCACTCCCGAGTGATGATCATTTCCGGCTCAGGCAGATCCGAGGAGTCTTTAGGCTGTTGGTGTTTGCAGCCCcgaagctcttccctatcttagtccttcatgttcttagttttctgtattaaactctgtagttatatttggagtattccattttgctagatgctcatgactagtgacaccctggtatcggGCAGTGTTAGGTTATTTTCcgcgaattatgctattatctcTTAACTTTGGATTctcttatcatgctttagatttatttcttatggtttaactgttaataattgaaTATGGaaagtgtcagctggccttgtcttcacgagaggcaccatcacaaccgggtttgggtttaggatcgtgacagtAGGGGTTGGTGA
This region includes:
- the LOC138875002 gene encoding uncharacterized protein, whose product is MVGRELLQRFLAVVFIGILCIKMLAIISDGGSHFYNRAFGTLLAKYDVNYKVSTPYHPQASGQVEVSNREIKSILSKTINANRTDWSRKLDDALWAYKTPIGMSPYRSSLYKDKMKYLYDKYVRSKEFKEGDLVLLFNSRLRLFSGKLKLKWSGPFEVVHVTPFGALDLKIKNGEVFRVNRHQVKHYLGKFDDSHVVALINFK